From Butyricimonas paravirosa, one genomic window encodes:
- a CDS encoding YhcH/YjgK/YiaL family protein, with protein MIVDVLANSERIEGLNPYFKVVFDYIKTHDLASMPVGRIDIDGDNAYLKIEDAKGRKIEEAVYERHDKYIDIQMPLCMPEGYGWKAKSLLGEERAPYDGAGDFTFYRDPVERVFTLSPGEFVIFFPEDAHAPCIGEGIIRKMVVKVKMGS; from the coding sequence ATGATTGTAGACGTACTGGCTAATAGCGAACGAATTGAGGGGTTGAACCCGTATTTTAAAGTTGTTTTTGACTATATAAAAACGCATGATTTGGCAAGTATGCCCGTGGGACGAATTGACATTGACGGGGATAATGCCTATCTGAAAATTGAAGATGCCAAAGGACGAAAAATAGAGGAGGCCGTGTACGAACGGCATGATAAATATATTGATATTCAGATGCCTTTGTGTATGCCGGAAGGATATGGCTGGAAGGCTAAAAGTCTGTTGGGCGAGGAACGGGCGCCGTATGATGGTGCGGGTGATTTTACTTTTTACCGGGATCCGGTGGAGCGGGTGTTCACGTTATCTCCCGGAGAGTTCGTGATCTTTTTCCCGGAAGATGCTCATGCTCCTTGTATCGGGGAGGGGATAATTCGGAAAATGGTGGTGAAAGTGAAAATGGGTTCATAA
- a CDS encoding RnfABCDGE type electron transport complex subunit G yields the protein MGKKLESSFKNMVLVLFLVTLVSSAAVGVVNSLTSGLIEKVKIEKQVQAIRAVVPAFDNDPMTEKQIVKADGGELEFYPAKANGQLVGAAIKTFTNNGFGGLIELMVGFTPDGSIYNYSVLSHKETPGLGSKMDTWFVKGAKGDITGKTPGAQGLQVSKDGGNVDAITAATISSRAFLDAVNRAAKALAESAK from the coding sequence ATGGGAAAGAAATTAGAATCAAGCTTTAAGAATATGGTACTGGTGTTATTCTTGGTAACACTGGTTTCCTCAGCCGCAGTGGGAGTCGTGAACTCACTCACGTCCGGGTTAATTGAAAAAGTAAAAATTGAAAAACAAGTACAGGCCATTCGTGCCGTGGTTCCCGCTTTCGATAATGACCCGATGACGGAAAAACAGATCGTGAAAGCAGATGGAGGGGAATTAGAATTCTATCCGGCTAAAGCAAACGGGCAACTCGTGGGGGCAGCCATTAAAACGTTCACAAATAACGGGTTTGGCGGGCTTATTGAACTTATGGTAGGATTCACCCCAGACGGAAGTATATATAACTACTCCGTGCTAAGCCACAAAGAAACCCCGGGATTGGGTTCCAAAATGGACACCTGGTTCGTGAAAGGTGCCAAAGGTGATATTACCGGAAAAACTCCGGGTGCGCAAGGACTTCAGGTTTCAAAGGACGGCGGAAACGTGGATGCCATCACGGCCGCCACGATTTCATCCAGAGCTTTCCTGGATGCAGTAAACCGGGCGGCAAAAGCATTGGCAGAATCCGCAAAATAA
- the era gene encoding GTPase Era produces MEHRAGFVNILGNPNVGKSTLMNRLVGEKLSIITSKSQTTRHRIKGIVNGEDFQIVFSDTPGVVKPSYKMQEYMLDFSKSAIIDADIILYVTDVVENIEKNADFIEKVKQSEVPILLVLNKIDLTTPDKLDALFDKWKEIIPRAEIFPISATENFNVDNLYKRILELLPVGEPYFDKEEMTDMPARFFVTEIIREKILLNYDKEIPYSVEVVVEEFKEETKRINIMAVINVERDSQKGIIIGHQGAALKKVGTEARVDIEAFFGKKVFLNLYVKVLKDWRNKENDLKRFGYKQL; encoded by the coding sequence ATGGAGCACAGAGCAGGTTTTGTCAATATCTTAGGAAACCCCAACGTGGGAAAATCAACCTTGATGAATCGACTAGTCGGGGAGAAATTATCGATTATCACGTCCAAATCCCAAACCACACGTCACCGGATCAAGGGGATCGTGAACGGAGAGGACTTTCAGATCGTGTTTTCCGATACCCCGGGGGTCGTGAAACCCAGTTACAAGATGCAGGAATATATGCTTGATTTCTCGAAAAGTGCCATTATCGATGCCGACATCATCCTCTATGTCACCGACGTGGTGGAGAATATCGAAAAGAACGCGGACTTTATCGAGAAAGTGAAACAAAGCGAGGTTCCCATCCTTCTGGTGTTGAACAAAATTGACCTGACCACCCCGGATAAACTGGATGCCCTGTTCGACAAGTGGAAAGAAATCATCCCGCGAGCTGAAATATTCCCGATCTCGGCTACCGAGAATTTCAATGTAGACAATTTATACAAGCGCATTCTGGAATTGTTACCCGTGGGAGAACCCTATTTCGACAAAGAAGAAATGACCGATATGCCGGCACGCTTTTTCGTAACCGAAATTATCCGGGAAAAGATTTTGTTGAACTACGATAAAGAAATTCCTTATTCTGTCGAGGTTGTCGTGGAAGAATTCAAGGAAGAAACCAAACGTATCAACATCATGGCCGTGATCAACGTGGAACGGGATTCCCAGAAAGGTATCATTATCGGGCATCAGGGTGCCGCGTTGAAAAAAGTCGGTACGGAAGCCCGTGTTGACATCGAAGCCTTCTTCGGGAAAAAAGTATTCCTGAACCTGTACGTCAAAGTCCTCAAAGACTGGCGGAACAAGGAAAACGACCTGAAACGCTTCGGTTACAAACAACTTTAA
- a CDS encoding RnfABCDGE type electron transport complex subunit E — protein MNNWQTFTKGFFKENPTFVLLLGMCPTLGVTTSAINGLGMGLATAFVLVLSNLAISLVANLIPDKIRIPGFIVIIAAFVTVVDMCMAAYLPSLHESLGLFIPLIVVNCIVLGRAESFASKNKAIPSMLDGLGIGLGFAMALTILGSIREILGSGKFFNMTLYNENYGMLVFVLAPGAFIALGYLIAFINRIRKTN, from the coding sequence ATGAACAACTGGCAAACTTTTACCAAAGGGTTCTTCAAGGAAAATCCGACCTTCGTACTCCTGCTCGGGATGTGTCCCACGCTGGGAGTCACCACCTCTGCCATTAACGGCTTGGGGATGGGCTTAGCCACGGCTTTCGTTCTGGTACTATCCAACCTGGCCATCTCGCTCGTGGCAAACCTGATTCCCGACAAAATCCGAATTCCCGGTTTTATCGTGATCATCGCTGCATTCGTTACCGTGGTCGATATGTGTATGGCAGCTTACCTGCCGAGCTTGCACGAATCTTTGGGATTATTCATTCCGTTGATCGTAGTGAACTGTATCGTGCTGGGACGAGCTGAATCATTCGCATCCAAAAACAAAGCCATTCCTTCCATGCTGGACGGTTTGGGTATCGGCCTTGGTTTCGCAATGGCATTAACGATATTAGGTTCTATCCGTGAGATTCTGGGTAGTGGGAAGTTCTTCAACATGACCCTTTACAATGAAAATTACGGAATGCTCGTTTTCGTTCTGGCTCCGGGAGCGTTTATCGCTTTGGGTTACCTGATCGCATTCATCAACAGAATAAGAAAAACCAACTAA
- a CDS encoding Fe-S cluster domain-containing protein, with the protein MMTTTIIYTIISLCAIGIASAVILYFVAQKFKVEEDPRIDTVESILPGANCGGCGKPGCRGFAEATVKATSLDGLFCPVGGAETMTKVAAALGMEVTVQTPQIAVVRCNGTCDHRQRTSQYDGYKSCAIEHSLYRGETDCTFGCLGCGDCVTACPFDAIHMDENGLPVVSEEKCVACGACVKACPRNIIELRNKGVKDRRVFVCCVNKDKGNIARKACTAACIGCGKCVKECPFEAITLENNLAYIDFRKCKLCRKCVSACPTHAIHEVNFPPRKITEPTEVEAKNE; encoded by the coding sequence ATGATGACTACTACCATTATTTACACCATTATTTCTTTGTGCGCTATTGGGATCGCGTCTGCCGTGATTCTCTATTTTGTCGCGCAAAAATTCAAGGTCGAGGAAGACCCTAGAATTGATACCGTGGAAAGCATCCTGCCGGGAGCAAATTGCGGAGGATGTGGCAAACCCGGGTGTAGGGGATTTGCGGAAGCCACGGTAAAGGCTACTTCTTTAGATGGACTGTTTTGTCCGGTTGGAGGGGCGGAAACCATGACGAAAGTTGCCGCTGCCTTAGGCATGGAAGTAACGGTACAAACCCCGCAAATCGCGGTGGTAAGATGCAACGGCACGTGTGACCATCGTCAACGTACCAGTCAATATGACGGTTACAAATCATGCGCCATCGAGCATTCCCTTTACCGGGGTGAAACCGATTGTACTTTCGGTTGTCTGGGTTGCGGGGATTGCGTAACAGCCTGTCCGTTCGATGCCATTCACATGGACGAGAACGGTCTCCCGGTCGTTTCCGAGGAGAAGTGCGTAGCGTGTGGAGCCTGCGTGAAGGCCTGTCCGAGAAACATCATCGAGTTACGAAACAAAGGAGTGAAAGATCGGCGAGTTTTTGTTTGCTGCGTGAACAAAGACAAGGGGAACATTGCTCGCAAAGCTTGTACAGCAGCCTGCATCGGATGTGGAAAATGCGTGAAAGAATGTCCTTTTGAGGCCATCACCCTAGAGAACAACTTGGCATACATTGATTTCCGAAAATGTAAACTTTGCCGGAAATGTGTCAGTGCTTGCCCGACACACGCGATCCACGAAGTTAATTTTCCTCCCCGGAAAATCACCGAACCAACTGAAGTAGAAGCGAAAAACGAATAA
- a CDS encoding RnfABCDGE type electron transport complex subunit D, with protein MSNFTISPSPHVHGGDSIEKNMYGVLIALVPTFIFSIVFFGLGAILVTLTSVVACLVFEYVIQKYLMKQRPTIWDGSAIITGVLLAFNLPSSLPLWIVVIGALVAIGIGKMSFGGLGNNIFNPALVGRVFLLISFPVQMTTWPVPNGFATADAVTGATPLALVKEAVKNGQAVGDALSSAGFSTGNLILGNMGGSLGEVAAIGLLLGFAYMLIRKIISWHIPVAIFATVIVFSGILNLADPAQFAGPVFHLFTGGLMLGAIFMATDYVTSPMTHKGMLIYGVGIGLLTVIIRVFGAYPEGMSFAILIMNGFTPLINRYCKPRRF; from the coding sequence ATGAGTAATTTCACCATATCCCCCTCCCCCCACGTTCACGGCGGGGATTCGATAGAAAAAAACATGTACGGCGTGCTTATCGCATTAGTACCGACGTTTATCTTTTCTATCGTATTTTTCGGGTTGGGAGCCATTCTGGTAACCCTCACCTCGGTAGTTGCCTGCCTTGTATTCGAATACGTTATTCAAAAATACCTCATGAAACAACGTCCCACGATATGGGACGGGTCAGCCATCATCACGGGAGTATTGCTGGCATTTAACCTTCCCTCGTCTCTTCCCTTGTGGATCGTGGTCATCGGGGCATTGGTCGCCATCGGTATCGGCAAGATGAGTTTCGGAGGATTAGGAAACAATATTTTCAACCCAGCTCTCGTGGGTCGTGTTTTCCTGTTGATCTCGTTCCCGGTACAAATGACCACTTGGCCTGTACCGAACGGATTCGCCACGGCTGATGCAGTAACCGGGGCTACTCCCTTGGCACTCGTGAAAGAGGCTGTTAAGAACGGACAAGCCGTTGGAGATGCACTCTCTTCAGCCGGATTCTCTACCGGTAACTTGATTCTCGGTAACATGGGGGGTAGTTTGGGAGAAGTTGCCGCTATCGGACTTTTATTAGGATTCGCTTATATGCTGATCCGAAAGATCATCAGTTGGCACATCCCGGTGGCTATTTTCGCCACGGTTATCGTATTCTCCGGGATTCTGAACCTAGCTGATCCGGCACAATTTGCCGGTCCGGTTTTCCATCTCTTTACAGGAGGTTTGATGTTGGGAGCCATCTTTATGGCCACGGATTACGTAACCTCTCCCATGACACATAAAGGGATGCTTATTTACGGTGTTGGTATCGGGTTGTTGACCGTAATCATCCGTGTATTCGGGGCTTACCCGGAAGGTATGTCTTTCGCCATCCTGATCATGAACGGATTCACACCGCTGATAAACAGATATTGTAAACCCCGACGATTTTAA
- the rsxC gene encoding electron transport complex subunit RsxC, whose product MLKTFKIGGVHPPENKLSAQGEIITLPLPEQVTIPLSQHIGAPAVPTVKKGDQVKVGQIIGQAAGFISANIHSSVSGTIMSLDPVIDASGYPRPAVTIKVEGDEWDENILKDPINKQPSTFTKEEILAAISAAGIVGMGGATFPTQVKLSPPPGSTAEVLIINGVECEPYLTADHRLMLEHGKELIIGIQLIMKALGVKRTIVGIENNKRDAIEELDKLARLADGIEICPLKIQYPQGGEKQLIQATTGKFVPSGGLPIAVGAVVQNVGTVYAVYEAVMKHKPLFERVVTVTGKSLKEPGNYLCRIGTPISQLIEAAGGLPEDTGKVIGGGPMMGKALTNTNIPVTKGTSGILLMRQEESARKEYRNCIRCSKCVSVCPMGLEPYYLMLLGEHNKLEMLESEKVMDCIECGSCSFTCPANRPLLDVIRLGKARTGQMIRSRKK is encoded by the coding sequence GTGCTTAAGACATTTAAAATTGGGGGAGTTCACCCACCAGAAAATAAATTATCAGCACAAGGGGAAATTATCACCCTTCCCCTCCCCGAACAAGTAACCATACCCTTATCACAACATATCGGGGCTCCTGCCGTTCCCACGGTGAAAAAAGGAGATCAAGTAAAAGTAGGACAAATCATCGGTCAGGCTGCCGGCTTTATATCGGCAAACATTCATAGTTCCGTGTCCGGAACCATTATGTCACTTGATCCGGTGATCGACGCCAGCGGTTACCCCCGCCCGGCTGTAACCATTAAAGTTGAAGGTGACGAATGGGATGAAAATATTCTAAAAGATCCCATCAACAAACAACCTAGCACATTCACGAAAGAAGAGATTCTGGCAGCTATCAGTGCAGCAGGAATCGTCGGTATGGGTGGTGCCACCTTCCCGACACAGGTGAAACTATCGCCTCCTCCCGGAAGTACTGCCGAAGTACTTATCATCAACGGTGTGGAATGTGAGCCTTACCTCACGGCAGACCATCGCTTGATGCTGGAACACGGGAAAGAGTTGATCATTGGTATACAACTTATCATGAAAGCCCTCGGCGTGAAACGCACGATCGTGGGAATCGAAAACAATAAACGAGACGCCATTGAAGAACTGGATAAACTAGCCAGACTGGCGGACGGAATCGAGATATGCCCGTTAAAGATACAATACCCGCAAGGAGGTGAGAAACAATTGATACAAGCCACCACCGGAAAATTCGTTCCATCGGGCGGACTCCCCATTGCCGTTGGGGCTGTGGTGCAGAACGTGGGCACCGTGTATGCCGTGTACGAGGCTGTCATGAAACATAAGCCCTTGTTCGAACGAGTAGTCACGGTTACCGGAAAATCTTTAAAAGAACCGGGTAATTACCTTTGCCGCATCGGGACCCCGATCTCACAACTGATCGAGGCTGCCGGGGGATTACCCGAAGACACGGGTAAAGTGATTGGAGGAGGTCCCATGATGGGAAAAGCACTAACTAACACGAACATTCCCGTCACGAAAGGCACGAGTGGCATCTTACTTATGCGTCAGGAAGAATCTGCCCGCAAAGAGTATCGGAACTGCATCCGCTGTTCGAAATGCGTTAGTGTGTGTCCCATGGGATTGGAACCCTATTATTTGATGTTACTTGGAGAACACAACAAGCTGGAAATGCTGGAATCAGAAAAGGTCATGGATTGCATCGAATGTGGTTCATGTAGTTTTACCTGTCCGGCAAACCGTCCGTTGCTTGACGTGATCCGTCTGGGAAAAGCCAGAACAGGTCAAATGATCCGGTCGAGAAAAAAATAA
- a CDS encoding SoxR reducing system RseC family protein gives MAKNTIEHDGVVTQVADTFIIVTIQSQTACAGCHAKGACGMSEMALKSITAEKPNEDVKIGDKVIVSASTQNAMLSVLLAYIVPSVLIIVILTLLILAGVSEVMAATLSLIAISAYFICLYLLRNKFAQKIKFKVKIA, from the coding sequence ATGGCAAAAAATACAATAGAACATGATGGAGTCGTGACACAGGTAGCTGATACCTTTATTATAGTAACCATACAAAGCCAAACAGCCTGTGCGGGATGTCATGCCAAAGGAGCTTGTGGTATGTCGGAAATGGCCTTAAAGAGCATCACGGCAGAAAAACCGAATGAAGACGTCAAAATAGGAGACAAAGTAATCGTCAGTGCTAGTACTCAAAATGCCATGCTTTCCGTGCTGTTGGCATACATTGTTCCTTCCGTTTTAATTATCGTTATTTTGACCTTGCTTATCCTTGCTGGAGTCAGTGAAGTTATGGCCGCTACATTATCCCTGATTGCAATATCGGCCTACTTTATTTGCTTGTATTTACTAAGAAACAAGTTTGCCCAAAAAATAAAATTCAAGGTTAAAATAGCATAA
- the der gene encoding ribosome biogenesis GTPase Der, translating to MSNIVAIVGRPNVGKSTLFNRLVGGRKAIVNEESGVTRDRNYGKSEWNGKEFSVIDTGGYVSNSSDIFEEEINKQVLLAMDEADVILFVCDVELGITDLDHSFARMLRKVNKPIYLVANKVDNGERLYDVHEFYKLGVGEEIFPIASINGSGTGELLDKLVSHFTTDPLEDMEELPKIAIVGRPNVGKSSTINALIGEERNIVTDIAGTTRDTITTRYNRFGHDFLLVDTAGLRKKAKVNEDVEFYSVMRSVRAIEDSDVCMLLIDATRGMESQDLNIFHLIERNQKGVVVLVNKWDLIEKDNKTTINFEKELRAKMAPFNDVEIIFTSALTKQRLLKALESAIQTYENRKQKLKTSELNRIMLEEIENFPPPSLKGKYIRIKYVTQLPSKTPTFAFYCNLPQYVKEPYKRFLENKIREHWKFTGVPIQIFMRKK from the coding sequence ATGAGTAATATTGTTGCAATAGTAGGACGTCCCAACGTGGGAAAATCAACACTTTTCAATCGTTTGGTCGGTGGCCGGAAAGCCATCGTAAACGAGGAAAGCGGGGTGACCCGTGACCGGAATTACGGAAAATCAGAGTGGAACGGCAAAGAATTCTCGGTAATTGACACTGGAGGATACGTTTCCAACAGTTCGGACATCTTCGAGGAGGAGATCAACAAACAGGTATTACTCGCCATGGACGAGGCCGACGTGATCCTGTTCGTCTGCGACGTGGAACTCGGTATTACCGATCTGGACCATAGCTTCGCCCGTATGCTTCGGAAAGTCAACAAGCCCATCTATCTCGTGGCAAACAAAGTAGATAACGGAGAACGTCTCTACGATGTCCACGAATTCTATAAACTGGGAGTCGGAGAAGAGATTTTCCCCATAGCATCCATCAACGGTTCGGGAACAGGAGAACTACTTGACAAGCTGGTTTCACACTTCACCACCGACCCGCTCGAAGACATGGAAGAACTTCCCAAGATCGCTATCGTGGGACGCCCTAACGTGGGAAAATCCTCCACGATCAACGCCCTTATCGGGGAAGAACGTAATATCGTAACCGATATTGCCGGAACAACTCGCGATACGATCACCACCCGCTACAATCGTTTCGGACACGACTTCTTGCTGGTAGACACCGCAGGATTACGCAAGAAAGCAAAAGTCAATGAAGACGTGGAATTCTATTCCGTGATGCGTTCCGTGCGTGCCATCGAAGACAGTGACGTGTGTATGCTACTGATTGATGCTACCCGGGGAATGGAATCTCAGGACTTGAACATATTCCACCTCATCGAGCGTAACCAGAAAGGCGTGGTAGTCCTCGTGAACAAGTGGGACTTGATCGAGAAAGATAACAAAACGACAATCAATTTCGAGAAAGAACTGCGGGCAAAAATGGCCCCCTTCAACGACGTGGAGATCATTTTCACCTCGGCTCTCACGAAACAACGTCTGTTGAAAGCGCTTGAATCAGCCATCCAGACCTACGAAAACCGGAAACAAAAACTGAAAACATCCGAACTGAACCGCATCATGCTGGAAGAGATCGAAAACTTCCCTCCCCCCAGCTTGAAAGGAAAATATATCCGCATAAAATACGTGACACAACTACCATCGAAAACCCCAACTTTCGCATTTTATTGCAACTTACCGCAATACGTGAAAGAACCTTACAAGCGTTTTCTGGAAAACAAAATCCGGGAACACTGGAAGTTCACGGGTGTACCGATTCAAATTTTTATGCGTAAAAAATAA